From one Henningerozyma blattae CBS 6284 chromosome 1, complete genome genomic stretch:
- the TRP1 gene encoding phosphoribosylanthranilate isomerase TRP1 (similar to Saccharomyces cerevisiae TRP1 (YDR007W); ancestral locus Anc_3.192) — MQETGIHEEQIVAAKICGLCSVQDALCAADAGAAYAGVICVPRRRRTVAAAEAIAISHALQGSQTKLVGVFQNQSVGEIIELSTNYNLDVVQLHGDEDEQFIAQLYKAIKDLKLIKRCAFPKDCQLALRLVERYDENGIKILFDSAKGGTGELLDWKAIERWSIENGNFPXXXYLAIKLKGITGVDVSGGVENESGSKDLEKVKEFVRVAKSDACL, encoded by the coding sequence ATGCAAGAAACTGGAATTCACGAAGAACAGATCGTAGCAGCCAAGATCTGCGGTCTGTGTTCCGTACAGGATGCTCTGTGTGCTGCAGATGCAGGTGCAGCATATGCAGGGGTAATCTGTGTGCCCCGCAGACGGCGCACAGTCGCAGCCGCAGAGGCTATTGCGATCTCACATGCTCTACAGGGCTCACAAACTAAACTGGTGGGGGTGTTCCAGAACCAAAGTGTGGGTGAAATTATAGAGTTGAGTACTAATTATAATCTTGATGTGGTGCAATTACATGgagatgaagatgaacaGTTTATAGCCCAATTGTACAAAGCTATCAAGGATCTGAAGTTGATTAAACGATGTGCTTTCCCCAAGGATTGTCAATTAGCATTACGTCTGGTTGAACGATATGACGAGAATGGAATCAAGATATTGTTTGATTCTGCTAAGGGGGGTACCGGTGAATTGTTGGATTGGAAAGCCATCGAGAGATGGTCTATCGAGAATGGTAACTTCCCGNNNNNNNTCTATTTGGCAATAAAGCTCAAAGGAATTACAGGTGTCGATGTAAGCGGAGGTGTTGAGAACGAATCCGG